One Salmo trutta chromosome 12, fSalTru1.1, whole genome shotgun sequence genomic region harbors:
- the sumf2 gene encoding inactive C-alpha-formylglycine-generating enzyme 2 translates to MKTRSPYQFITMNLRIVLILCLSALSCIADDEGMVQIPGGKMTMGTNSADGRDGESPTKEVTVDPFRIDKYPVTNSDFREFVRAQKYKTEAETFGWSFVFQDFVSEELKSKVTEKIESAPWWMPVERVFWRQPAGPGSGIRERLDSPVVQVSWNDAQAFCSWRGRRLPSEEEWEWAARGGLQGRTYPWGNKFQSKRSNLWQGLFPDGDTAEDGYHGIAPVTAFPPQNSFGLYDMMGNAWEWTSTPFPGGRPMFVLRGGSWIDTEDGSANHKARITTRMGNTPDSASDNLGFRCAARKDKTEL, encoded by the exons ATGAAAACACGGTCGCCTTATCAATTTATAACCATGAACCTCAGAATAGTACTTATTTTGTGCCTCTCCGCTCTGTCTTGCATCGCAG ACGATGAAGGAATGGTGCAAATTCCAGGAGGAAAGATGACGATGGGGACGAACTCAGCCGACGGCAGGGATGGAGAATCACCCACAAAAGAAGTGACAGTCGATCCATTCAGAATCGATAAATATCCCGTCACTAATTCTGACTTCAG GGAGTTTGTCAGGGCACAGAAATACAAGACTGAAGCAGAGACCTTCGGCTGGAGTTTTGTGTTCCAGGACTTTGTGTCTGAAGAGCTGAAGAGCAAAGTGACAGAGAAAATAGAG TCAGCACCTTGGTGGATGCCAGTCGAGCGGGTGTTTTGGAGGCAG CCTGCAGGTCCTGGTTCTGGGATCCGGGAGCGTCTGGACTCCCCAGTGGTCCAGGTGAGCTGGAACGATGCCCAGGCCTTCTGCAGCTGGAGGGGGAGGAGGCTGCCCAGCGAGGAGGAGTGGGAGTGGGCCGCGCGTGGGGGCCTGCAGG GTAGAACGTATCCCTGGGGAAACAAATTCCAGTCCAAACGCTCCAACCTGTGGCAG GGCCTGTTCCCTGATGGAGACACAGCAGAGGACGGTTACCATGGTATCGCCCCTGTCACTGCTTTCCCTCCTCAGAACAGTTTTG GACTGTATGACATGATGGGAAATGCATGGGAGTGGACATCTACACCCTTCCCTGGAGGACGACCAATGTTCGTGTTACGTGGTGGTTCCTGGATCGACACGGAAGATGGATCAGCCAATCACAAGGCTCGAATCACGACCAG GATGGGGAATACTCCGGACTCAGCTTCTGATAACCTGGGCTTCAGGTGTGCTGCCAGGAAGGACAAAACAGAGCTGTAG